acaaaaaattagccaggcgtggtggcgggcacctgtagtcccagctactcggtaggctgaggtaggagaatggcgtgaacctgggaactGTGAAATCAGGTCCTTTGAAGAATGACAACAGCTTGGATTCAGGAGCCGTGCAGTGAAGGGGCCAGTTTGAACCTTTCATTAGAGGGGGCTGACACGTTACTCATGGACTGGAATATTATAACTAAATAACATTAAACTGTATACGTGTCCATATACTTACTAGCAGAGAAGAAAGCACTTGCTCCTGGGAGTTACTGTGATATTCACTCACCCAAGGACACCAAGCTGCTGTAGGTCTCCAGCATCATGTCCCTGTACAGAGTCCTTTGAGCATCATCCAAGTCCTGCCACTCTTTCCAGGTGAAGcccacagccacatcctcaaaggACACCAACTCCTGTAATGGCATATTTCTCCTCAAGTCACCAGCCCTGGGTCACAAGAACAAGAATCATGGAGATcactcttctctgtgtgtctcatatatatgtcatataagATGTAGCTTGCTTTGTAGTCTATATGgtgtgagaaagaaaaatcatggtAGAAATAGCCTCGAGTGTAATCATTTAATTACAgctgactcttgaacaacacagaTTTGAACTACATGGGTCCACACACATGCagattttcttctgtctctgccacCCCAGAGTCACAAAAACCAGTATCTCCAATGAACATATGTTCTCTCATAATTTTCTTGATAACACTTTCTTTCCTCTAGATTATTTTAAGAATACGTGGCATACTTATCCTCACATCACTGTTGCATCATGAGAACACAAAGTCTTGGTGTTGTTCActcgtgtgtgtgcatgtgtcttacaTGAGATATAGCCTGCTTTTTACTCTAtgatgggaaaaagaaaactgacagtAGAAGCATACTGCTACTAATTTACTAATTATGAAAAGTTCTACTAAACACTTTCCCTTACAGATCTGGAATTGTCCCTGCTGCCAGGGATAAAGTCAAGATAAAAATTCTGCTCCtcc
This region of Macaca fascicularis isolate 582-1 chromosome 1, T2T-MFA8v1.1 genomic DNA includes:
- the LOC102126932 gene encoding zinc finger protein 717-like isoform X5, producing MRQHGIELHFSPSAQQIRAGDLRRNMPLQELVSFEDVAVGFTWKEWQDLDDAQRTLYRDMMLETYSSLVSLGYHITKPEVIFKLEQGEPWMVEDTRAFQLST
- the LOC102126932 gene encoding zinc finger protein 717-like isoform X6; protein product: MPLQELVSFEDVAVGFTWKEWQDLDDAQRTLYRDMMLETYSSLVSLGYHITKPEVIFKLEQGEPWMVEDTRAFQLST